ttaaaaataactttactgggaaataacactttgcaataaacgaggtgctatgctcagaaaaataggctaggcgatacaggttagcgccatcttggagtcatctaaaatcaaatatactattgtaaatattcacttacctttgattatcttcatcagaaggcatttccaggaatcccaggtccacaacaaatgtagttttgttcgaaaaagttaataatttatgtcccaatagctccttcttgttagcgcgttccgaaggctactcaaaatgtacgaagcgcgtgggacttgtcgtcacgaatgtgcaaaaaatatatatttacgttcgttcaaacatgtcaaacgttgtataacataaatctttagggcctttttcaatcagagcttcaataatattcaaggcggacgattgcattgtcttactaaacattTTGGAACGagagggtacccacgggcgcccgcgtcatgGTAGTAATGGCCCTCGccctatgacaaactttccaggcctctcgttcggtcagtttttaccagagaagactcaaaccactttgtaaagactgttgacatctagtgaaagccttaggaagtgctaaatgaatcctaactcacggtgtgtttcataggcaaagtgttgaaggtgattccacaaatcagatttccacttcctgcatggaatcttctcaggtttttgcctgccatatgagttctgttatactcacagacaccattcaaacagttttagaaacttaagaGTGTTCCCTATccgaatctactaattatatgcatattctagttactgggcaggagtagtaaccagattaattcgggtacgtttttcatccggccgtgcaaatactgccccctagccccaacacgtTTTTAAGGGTCAAGCTAATCCCTGTTAATCCTCCCCTTAGGATTCATTTGCTGGACGGACAACCTCTCGGaaccggtcacaacttgcagacttgtttacatgctgctgtgcgttttgttgccaatcttactttgctacctgactacttcacggtttttactttttcattaccgtatatttttcgTTTTTCCCTcattcaacttttttcattcaactttttcaccccggaggttttatctggacatggttcgtcaggacttcaaacagccgaagctaagtaacattaacatgatgcctaataattgcagtcgttgtacttataatatacaggagaacgatcgccttacggcgaggatagctgtgctgcaagcccagcttcagacgcaatcgttaggcaagggtaatttcagtgtaggaaaggatgaaacagcatctgtgccaccaataagtacagatcgtaacgttagtataaatcccctcgcacggtccccgcagccggacaactttctcatggcttctggagagaaacgctgtaggaatgctcaaccggtgtcgcttattcagccaacagaaactttcaaccggttctccccgtTAAGCAAGTcggagtcggagtcagaggccgagacttctctggtctctgctcctcccgttatggggtctgagatgcagaagcctcccaccattagctctgacagattgaaaaccctagtcattggcgactccattacccacagtattagacttaaaacgaatcatccagcgatcatacactgtttaccagggggcagggctaccgacgttaaggctaatttaaagacggtgctggctaaagctaaaattggcgagtgtagagagtataaagatattgttatccacgtcggcaccaacgatgttaggatgaaacagtcaaaggtcaccaagcgcaacatagcttcagtgtGTAAATCAGCAAAAAAGATGTCGGCATTGATTAATTGTCTCTGACCCCCTCCCAGTTAGgtggagtgatgagctctacagcagagtctcacaactcaatcgctggttgaaaactgttttctgcccctcccaaaagatagaatttgtagatgattggccctctttctgggactccccACAAACagaaccaagcctggcctgttgaggagtgacggactccatcctagctggatgggtgctctcatcttatctacgaacatagacagggctctaactcctctagctccacaatgagatagggtgcaggccaagcagcaggctgttagccagcctgccagcttagtggagtctgccactagcacagtcaacgtagtcagctcagctatccccattgagaccgtgtctgtgcctcgacctaggttgggcaaaattaaagatggcggtgttcgcctttgcaatctcactagaataaagacctcctccattcctgccattattgaaagagatcgtgatacctcacatcacaaaatagggctacttaatgttagatccctcacttcaaaggcagttatagtcaatgaactaatcactgatcataatcttgtgattggcctgactgaaacatggcttaagcctgatgaatttactgtgttaaatgaggcctcacctcctggtaacactagtgaccatatcccctgtgcatcccgcaaaggcagaggtgttgctaacatttacgatagcaaatttcaatttacaaaaaacaaaaacaaagacgttttcgtcttttgagcttctagtcatgaaatctatgcagccaactcaatcactttttatagctactgtttacaggccacCTGgtccatatacagcgttcctcactgagttccctgaattcctatcggacattgcagttacagcagataatattctaatttttggtgactttaatattcacatggaaaagtacacagacccactccaaaaggcttccggagccatcatcgactcagtgggttttgtccaacatgtcgaGGACCTACTCACTGTctcagtcatactctggacctagttttgtcctgtggaataaatgttgtggattttaatgtttttcctcataatcctggactatcggaccaccattttattacgtttgcaatcgcaacaaataatctgctcagaccccaaccaaggagcatcaaaagtcgtgctataaattctcagacaacccaaagattccttgatgcccttccagactccctctgcctacccaaggacatcagaggacaaaaatcagttaaccacctaactgaggaactcaatttaactttgcgcaataccctagatgcagttgcacccctaaaaacatttgtcataagaaactagctccctggtatacagaaaatacacgagctctgaagcaagcttccagaaaattggaacggaaatggcgccacaccaaaccggaagtcttccgactagcttggaaagacagtaccgtgcagtatcgaagagccctcactgctgctcgatcatcctatttttccaacttaattgaggaaaataagaacaatcctaaatttctttttgatactgtcgcaaagctaactaaaaagcagcattccccaagagaggatggctttcacttcagcagtaataaattcatgaacttctttgaggaaaagatcatgatcattagaaagcaaattacggactcctctttaaatctgcgtattcctccaaagctccgttgtcctgagtctgcacaactctttcaggacctaggatcaagggagacactaaagtgttttagtactatatctcttgacataatgatgaaaataatcatggcctctaaaccttcaagctgcatactggaccctattccaactaaactattgaaagagctgcttcctgtgcttggccctcctatgttgaacataataaacggctctctatccaccggatgtctaccaaactcactaaaagtgtcagtaataaagcctctcttgaaaaagccaaaccttgacccagaaaatataaaaaactatcggcctatatcgaatcttccattcctctcaaaaaaaattgaaaaagcagcaactcactgccttcctgaagacaaacaatgtatacgaaatgcttcagtctggttttagaccccatcatagcactgagactgcacttgtgaaggtggtaaattaccttttaatgacgtcagaccgaggctctgcatctgtcctcgtgctcctagatcttagtgctgcttttgataccatcgatcaccacattcttttggagagattggaaacccaaattggtctacatggacaagttctggcctggtttagatcttatctgtcggaaagatatcagtttgtctctgtgaatggtttgtcctctgacaaatcaactgtaaatttcggtgttcctcaaggttccattttaggaccactattgttttcactatatattttacctcttggggatgtcattcgaaaacacatAATGtaaaatttcactgctatgcggatgacacacagctgcacatttcaatgaaacatggtgaagccccaaaattgccctcgctagaagcctgtgtttcagacataaggaagtggatggctgcaaactttctacttttaaactcggacaaaacagagatgcttgttctaggtcccaagaaacaaagagatcttctgttgaatctgacaattaatctggatggttgtacagtcgtctcaaataaaactgtgaaggacctcggcgttactctggaccctgatctctcttttgaagaacatatcaagactgttgcaaggacagcttttttccatctacgtaacattgcaaaaatcagaaactttctgtccataaatgacgcagaaaaattaatccatgcctttgttacttctaggttggactactgcaatgctctaccttccggctacccagataaagcactaaataaacttcagttagtgctaaatacggctgctagaatcctgactagaaccaaaaaacgtGATCATTTTACTTCAGTGCTAGtatccctacactggcttcctgttaaggcaatggcggatttcaaggttttactgctgacctacaaagcattacatgggcttgctcatacctatctttccaattttggtcctgccgtacatacctacacgtacgctacggtcacaagatgcgggcctcctaattgttcctagaatttataagcaaacagctggaggcagggctttctcctatagagctcaatttttatggaatagtctgcctacccatgtgagagacgcagactcagtctcaacctttaagtattttctgaagacacatctcttcagtaggtcctatgattaagtgtagtctggcccaggggtgtgaaggtgaacggaaaggctggagcaacgaaccgcccttgctgtctctgcctggtcggtttcccctctctccactgggattctctgcctctacccctattacaggggctgagtcactggcttactggtgttcttccatgccgtccctgggaggggtgcgtcacttgagtgggttgagtcactgacgtggtcttcctgtctgggttggcgcccccctttgggttgtgccgtggcggagatctttgtgggctatactcggccttgtctcgggatagtaggttggtggttggatatatccctccagtggtgtgggggctgtgctttggcaaagtgggtggggttatatcctacctgtttggccctgtccgggggtttcatcggatggggccacagtgtctcctgacccctcctgacccctcctgtctcagcctccagtatttatgctgcagtagtttatgtgtcgggggggctagggtcagtctgtcacatctggagtatttctcttgtcttttccggtgtcctgtgtgaatttaaatatgctctctctaattctctctttctctctttctttctttctttctttctttctttctttctttctttctttctttctttctttctttctttctttctttctttctttctttctctctctctctctctctctctcggaggacctgagccctaggactatgcctcaggactacctggcctgatgactccttgctgtccccagttcacctggccgtgctgctgctccagttccaactgttctgcctgcggctatggaaacctgacctgttcaccggacgtgctacctgtcccagacctgctgttttcaactctctagagacagcaggagcggtagacatactctcaaagatcggctatgaaaaagctaactgacacttactcttgtgttactgactttttacaccctcgacaactactatgattattattatttgacaatgctggtcatttatgaacatttgaacatcttggccatgtgctgttatattctccacccggcacagccagaagaggactggccacccctcatagcctggttcctctctaggtttcttcctaggttttggcctttctagggagtttttcctagccaccgtgcttctacacctgcattgcttgctgtttggggttttaggctgggtttctgtacagcactttgagatatcagctgatgtaagaagggctatataaataaatttgatttgattcttgtgactcacatgaccaaaagtatcacCCTTCAGATTGGCCTCCTTCACTCTCTGGTCATTCAGTTAATGGTGTCTTCACCAAAAGAACCCCTCATCCTCAGTCATCCCTGGCTAAGTCTTCATGACCCTGCCATCTCCTGGCGGCAAGGGGAACTGCTGTCATGGTCTCCCGCCTGTTTTAAGAACTGCTTCAGTCTACCTTGTCGAGCCATCTCTATAGAAGGATCGGAGTCTGGCATTCCCAACCACATCCCACCTGTATATGTCCATTTCCTGAGTGTCTTCAGCAAGAAAAAGGCATCCATTCTGCCCCCTCATTGCCCGGAGGACTGCGCGATCGACCTCCTTCATGGGGCATCGCACCCTAAGGGTCCGATCTACCCCTTGTCCATCCCAGAGAATGAGGCTATGGACACATATATAGAAGAGGCTCTCAACATGGGATTCATCCGTCCATCCACATCTTCGGGTACATCCagtttatttttttgtaaaaaaaaggaTGGTAGTCTCCGTCCCTGCATAGATTACCGGCCCCTCAACGACCTTACCATCAGGAGTTGCTTCCCTCTGATTCCGGCCACACTAGAACAAGATGGACAGGCTACCatctactccaaactggacctacgtagtgcttacaacctggtccGTATCCGAagtggggatgagtggaagacagcgttcaCCACCGCTAGGGCTCACTACGAAGACCTGGTTATGCCCTACGGTCTCACaaatgctcccgcagtcttccaGTCCTTCATGGATTAACTTTTCCAGGACATGATCAACCAGTTCCTCATCGTGTATATTGACGATATATTGATCTACTCTCACTCCCTTGCAGAATACGTACAGCATGTGCAACAGGTCCTCCAATGGTTACAGGACCATCATctttatgtcaaggctgagaagagtGCCTTTCACGTTACTACGGTAACCTTCCTAGGGTTCGAACTGACACCAGGATTGGTCAACATGGATGAAGACAAAGACATGGCCGTGCTTAACTGGCCCAAACATACCACCATAAAGGAACTACAACTTTTCCTAGGAttctccaactactactgctggtTCATCCAAAACTGCAGCAGCACAAccgctcctctctctgctctcaccaGTCAAATAAACTGGTACCTCCAATGGACCGACACCGCCCTTACTGCATTTGAGACCTTGAAATGCCTCTTCACCTCTGCACCCATCCTTAGGCAGCCAGATCCTACCCTTGCTTTTGTTCTGGAGGTGGATGCATCTGAGGTCTTTTCCAAGAAACTGTCACCCGCTGAGAGGAACTATGATGTCGGGAACTGAGAGCTCCTCGCCATTAAGCTGGCTATTGAAGAGTGGCGCCACTGGTTAGAGGGAGCTCATCACCTGTTCCTTGTCTTTACCGACCACCGCAATTTGGAGTACTTAAGAAGTGCTAAGAGACTCAACCCCAGACATGCTCGCTGGGCACTCTTCTTCACCCGCTTCAACTTCACTGTCAACTTCACTGGTCCCACATCGCcatggatttcctcacggatctgcCAGACTCCTCGGGCTTCACGACTATTTTAG
This genomic interval from Salmo salar chromosome ssa27, Ssal_v3.1, whole genome shotgun sequence contains the following:
- the LOC106588833 gene encoding uncharacterized mitochondrial protein AtMg00860-like, whose product is MINQFLIVYIDDILIYSHSLAEYVQHVQQVLQWLQDHHLYVKAEKSAFHVTTVTFLGFELTPGLVNMDEDKDMAVLNWPKHTTIKELQLFLGFSNYYCWFIQNCSSTTAPLSALTSQINWYLQWTDTALTAFETLKCLFTSAPILRQPDPTLAFVLEVDASEVFSKKLSPAERNYDVGN